The Filimonas lacunae genomic sequence CTTCTGCAGCTGATGAAAATGAGCTGGAGCTATTGATGCAGGCAGATGAAAGCGTGCGCCAGCAGTATAACACTATGCGTGCATTATGGCGTAGCACCGCGCCTGATACTTTCCAGGATAATATACACACAAGAGAAGAGGTAAATGTGGCCCGCATATTACAGCTGGCCAGGGTAGAAGAAGCGGTGGCAGCACCTGTTGTGCCTGCTAAACGCATTTGGTTAACCCCTCAACGTGTTGCCGTTATGGTAGCGGCCGCCAGTGTTCTGCTGATAGCAGCGTACTGGCAGCTGGTGTACCGTTCCGGCGATCGCAGGGTTCAGGTAATTGTAGCACAGAACGGAAGCCGCATGCAAAGCAAACTGCCCGATGGTTCCACTGTTTGGCTGAATGCGGGTAGCTCCATTTCTTATCCCGTCAACTTTACAGGATCGCAGCGTGAGGTGGAATTAAAAGGAGAAGGGTATTTTGATGTTGCCAAAAACGCCGGCAAGCCTTTTATTGTGCATACGGCAGGTATTGATATTAAGGTGTTGGGTACTGCTTTTAACGTGAAAGCATATGATACCGATAAAGAGGTAGAAACTACTTTAATCAGTGGTATGGTGCAGATAAGCCGTTCCGGCAAAGGGCAACAGGCAACGCCTATTGTGCTGCATCCCGATGAAAAGCTGGTAATACCCCGTAAAAAGGTAATGGCTACCGCACAAAAAAGTGCAGCCGTGGCCCCTGTTACTGAAGAAGACCTGCAACTGGCAGATTCTAAAATAATGCACATTAATACACAGCTACCATCGGCCGAACTGGCCGAAACTG encodes the following:
- a CDS encoding FecR family protein, yielding MSRCLNGEASAADENELELLMQADESVRQQYNTMRALWRSTAPDTFQDNIHTREEVNVARILQLARVEEAVAAPVVPAKRIWLTPQRVAVMVAAASVLLIAAYWQLVYRSGDRRVQVIVAQNGSRMQSKLPDGSTVWLNAGSSISYPVNFTGSQREVELKGEGYFDVAKNAGKPFIVHTAGIDIKVLGTAFNVKAYDTDKEVETTLISGMVQISRSGKGQQATPIVLHPDEKLVIPRKKVMATAQKSAAVAPVTEEDLQLADSKIMHINTQLPSAELAETAWMHNRLVFKGESFGELAPKLERWYDIAIEFTAPSLQALRFNGSFENETVEQAFDALATAVPFRFQIQGHKVLVMADK